A single Thiohalobacter thiocyanaticus DNA region contains:
- the oadA gene encoding sodium-extruding oxaloacetate decarboxylase subunit alpha, with product MPRTHITELVLRDGHQSLIATRMRTADMLPICPQLDAAGYWSLEVWGGATFDACLRYLKEDPWARLRQLREALPKARLQMLLRGQNLLGYRHYSDDVVSAFVERAAAGGIDVFRIFDALNDTRNLETAIRAVKATGKHAQGTISYTTSPVHGIETFTAMARELEQLGCDSIAIKDMAGLLTPMVAGELVRRLEQAVDIPLHLHMHATAGVAEMCQLKAVENGCEHIDTAISAFAGGASHPPTESMVAAFAGTEYDTGLDLNALQEIGFYFREVRKKYHQFESDFTGLDTRVQIYQVPGGMISNLYSQLREQGELGRMNEVLAEIPRVREDLGYPPLVTPTSQIVGTQAVMNVLTGARYKSITNEVKLYLQGRYGRAPGEVNAMLRQQAIGNEDVIDVRPADLLTPEMDNLRGEIGELAQSEEDVLTYAMFPEIGREFLEHRNNGTLVPEPLEPPPGNGDMGRPTEFNVTLHGETYHIWVTGAGHKSQEKRPFYLSVDGVPEEILLESLEELEYDEGGAPRPKQPRGSNRPRATQHGHVTTSMPGTVIDVLVEVGAAVNAGDPLLVAEAMKMETEIQAPIAGKVSAIHIAKGDRVNPDETLLEIEPA from the coding sequence GCCACCTTCGATGCCTGTCTGCGCTATCTCAAGGAGGATCCCTGGGCGCGCCTGCGCCAGCTGCGCGAGGCCCTGCCCAAGGCGCGGTTGCAGATGCTGCTGCGCGGGCAGAACCTGCTCGGCTACCGCCACTATTCGGACGACGTGGTCAGCGCCTTCGTCGAGCGCGCCGCCGCGGGCGGCATCGACGTGTTCCGCATCTTCGACGCACTCAACGACACCCGTAACCTGGAAACCGCCATCCGCGCGGTGAAGGCCACCGGCAAGCATGCCCAGGGAACGATCTCCTACACCACCAGCCCGGTGCACGGCATCGAGACCTTCACGGCGATGGCGCGCGAGCTCGAACAGCTGGGCTGCGACAGCATCGCCATCAAGGACATGGCCGGCCTGCTCACCCCGATGGTCGCCGGCGAACTGGTGCGCCGTCTCGAACAGGCCGTGGATATCCCGCTGCACCTGCACATGCACGCAACTGCCGGCGTGGCCGAGATGTGCCAACTCAAGGCGGTGGAGAACGGCTGCGAGCACATCGACACCGCCATCTCCGCGTTCGCCGGCGGGGCCAGCCATCCGCCCACCGAGAGCATGGTTGCCGCGTTCGCCGGCACCGAGTACGACACCGGGCTGGATCTTAATGCCCTGCAGGAAATCGGCTTCTATTTTCGTGAGGTGAGAAAGAAGTACCACCAGTTCGAGAGCGATTTCACCGGTCTGGACACCCGGGTGCAGATCTACCAGGTGCCGGGCGGCATGATCTCCAACCTCTACAGCCAGCTGCGCGAACAGGGCGAACTGGGGCGGATGAACGAGGTCCTTGCCGAGATCCCGCGGGTGCGCGAGGACCTGGGCTACCCGCCGCTGGTCACCCCGACTTCGCAGATCGTGGGCACCCAGGCGGTGATGAACGTGCTCACCGGCGCGCGCTACAAGAGCATCACCAACGAGGTGAAGCTGTATCTGCAGGGGCGCTACGGCCGCGCGCCCGGCGAGGTAAACGCCATGCTGCGTCAGCAGGCCATCGGCAATGAGGACGTGATCGATGTGCGTCCGGCCGACCTGCTGACTCCCGAGATGGACAACCTGCGCGGGGAGATCGGCGAACTGGCGCAGTCGGAAGAGGACGTCCTGACCTATGCCATGTTCCCCGAGATCGGCCGCGAGTTCCTGGAGCATCGCAACAACGGAACCCTTGTCCCCGAACCGCTGGAGCCGCCCCCGGGCAACGGTGATATGGGCCGGCCAACCGAATTCAACGTCACCCTGCACGGCGAGACCTACCATATCTGGGTGACCGGCGCCGGCCACAAGAGCCAGGAGAAGCGCCCCTTCTATCTCAGCGTGGACGGCGTGCCCGAGGAGATCCTGCTGGAATCGCTGGAGGAACTGGAATACGACGAGGGCGGTGCCCCGCGGCCGAAACAGCCCAGGGGCAGCAACCGGCCCCGCGCCACCCAGCACGGCCATGTCACCACTTCCATGCCGGGCACCGTGATCGACGTGCTGGTCGAGGTCGGTGCCGCCGTCAATGCCGGCGATCCCCTGCTGGTGGCCGAGGCCATGAAGATGGAAACCGAGATCCAGGCCCCCATCGCCGGTAAGGTGAGCGCTATCCACATCGCCAAGGGCGACCGCGTCAATCCCGATGAAACCCTGCTGGAAATCGAGCCTGCCTGA